CCCAAGGGCGTTCACAACCTTCTTTACTACCAAAAGAGCTGACATCAAAACAAGAACCATAGTAATCAGGATAGGCATTGATTTACTTAAACCCGGTTGGAACCTTTTAATTCCAGTGTAAACAAGATCAAAAAACATTAAGAATGTTAAAGGACTTATGGCTCTGGGCCAATGATCCGGATGAGGCACAAAACCAGTGACAATTTGAACATTCCAAACTAAAAAAGCGGACACCAAAAATACCCAATATAATATCGCCCGATCTCTAAGTTCACGTTTTCTCCAAAAAACCAGATAAACCAAAACTCCCAACAATAAATAGGCCACATAATTCGGCCAAACCGACCAATTGAAACTATGCCCCATCTCTAATTGCAGTCGCAGTATATGATCTGGCGCGCCCGGCCAACTACTATATTCAAAATAATTTACAAAATAGGGAATGCTTATTAAAATCATTGTGCCGATTAAAATAACTAACCCCGTCAGGCGACGTTTATTTTGGCGTTCCCAAATAAGCGTATATAAAAAAACAAGGCCGATGACCACCACCCAATAAACCCACTTGTGAAAATAAGTGTAAAACAATAATCCGGAAAAAAGACCCGCTAATATAGCCGTGATAAACTTGGGTTTTTGCCAAAAAACAAAAAAGGTAATTATGGCCGGCAAATAAATAAGATAGGTCATCAGCGGATATTCAATTCGGGCTAAAAATAAAGTCGGTAAAAAAGTTTTTATTCCCGGGTAAAAATTTTTAAGAACAATATTGGTAAAGTTATCAATACTAAAAAAAGCATAGGGCAAGTGGATGGCCATCGGCGTCAGCGTTCCCACTAACCCCATAAAAATAGACCACGCTTTATTTTTGTTAAACACAACCCAACCTAAAAACAGGAACAACAAAAATAAAATAGAGCTGAATAAAAAATTGGCGACTATGTAGGCAATGTTAATATCCCTAAATAAGAAAATGATGCTCGCCAAAAACAGCGATGACAAATAAGGAAAAATATTGGGCGTCCGATAGTCAAAAAATATATTTGATGGAGGAAAATGTCCGTCTACCACCTCTCGGGCAAACTGAAAATAGGCATCACCTCCATCGTGAAGATTAATAAACTGCGACAAAATAAAAGGCAGTTCCTGTTCTACTACTGCCTGCCTAATAAACAATTGTGGCGTAGCATAAAGCCCGCCGACCGTAATTGCCAGAATAACGACCAAAATACTATATCTCATAAGCTTGATGGAACACCTATATATAACAACAAGGAAAAGCACCAGCGAGTTACTGGCGGAGCGTCATTGTATGTTTTTACAAGTTAAACCGCAACTATCTTTTCCAAAAAATCCACATTGCGCTTATAAGCCGAGCCATCTTGAGAAGCAAAAAAACTATTGGCGATTTTTTGACGACTAGCACTACCAATTTTTGGGTTAGCTAGGTAAGTATTTATAATTTTAATAAGTTCATTATTATCTACCGCCACTGTTACCGCACCCTCTTTAACCAGCGGATAATAATAAGACCCTTCTTGGTAGTAATAATTATTTTGAAAAGGCGCTGTCGGATCAATAAAATTAACCACAGGTTTATCAAAAATAAACGACTCCAAAGAAATAGTGGATTTATAATTAATGTTAATATCAGTGTGGGCCAATGTTGACTTTAAATTAATGAAATCGGCTTGATCCATTTCAATTCTACTCTCTCCAGACTGAATTTTAACCTCTCGACCAGCTTTTTCAAGATAAAAATCAGGTTCATCTTGTATGTCCCGATAACTTTCTCCACCGTTAAAGGGATGTAAACGGACTAGTACATTCACTGGTGGCAACTCACCAATCTGGCGTGCTTTCAAAATTGCCTGGAGTACTGTTAACTGATATGGGCAATTCCCCGAAGCAACTGTGGCAAATAAAATAGTTTTCTTATTGGGATCTAAATTTTTAGACAGTAAAAACTTATTGCGGTCAATAATGGGATGAGAATCGTCAAAATATTTATCAAACCGAGTGCTTCCGGTTATATAAACCCGTTGTGGAGAAAAGTAATGAACAGCCAGTGCTGCCTCTTGGATAATTTTATTCCAGACAAAAAGATAATCCGGTTTACGCACTCGTACCGCTTTAAAAGCTGTTAGATTATCCCAACTAAAATTAGTTGCTAAGGTAAGTATCTTGAATTTTTTTGCCAGAATGATTGCTTCGGCGTCAAAAACTTGAATCCCTGGGGTAGCGGTTATAACTAAAACTGGTTGATATTTTTTAACATAATCTTGAAAAAGACTAACATGGCAAGTAAAAATGGTTTCCAGTTTGGTAAAAAAATCTATGGTCAGTAATGGTGCCAACGGCCAGGACAGAAAACGAAGCAACCGAGCCCGCTTGTCTCTTCTAAATGGCCGGCTATTATAATATATCTTCATGCTCGGCAAACGATCCAGTTCATGCATGCAAGCCATCCTTAAAAACTTAAAAATGGCAAACAACTTTGGGTTTTGAACCCGCCAGTTAACATATTCCACATTGGGCGAAGAAAAATATTCTCCCGCTTGCACACTTTCCAAACTGATAGTATTGCTAAAAATAACCACTCGGTATTTCTCCGAGAGGTATTTGATATAATTAGTTTTTAATAAATCCGAAATAAACAGACTATTTTTTAAAAATAAAAAAACAGTTTTCATTTTAATAATTTATTTAACCACGCGGGCAACCAAAATACCAGTACCAAAAGTTACTTTTTGAGGGTAGTCCTTATAGAAAAAAATAGGCTCAAGCCCAAATTTTTGGAATTCTTTATAGCTGGATCGGAAATAATCCACCCTGTTTAAATGTAGTCTACCCTTAAAACCATTGGCCTCCCGAAAAGGTTCAAGAAAAATACAATATTTTTTTGTTACTCTACATATTTCTTCTAAAGCCTTTGGGTAACTATGCGGCATTTGTTCCAACACCATAATCGTAAAAGTGGCATCAAAAGAGTTATCGGGAAAATCCATTTGTGTCGCATCACCATTAAAAAACTTTATCTGCTTCAAATTTTCCAGACTTTCCTTGCTAATTAAATACTTCTCTCCAAAAAAATCAGAAATCAGCTGTTTGGGAAAATTGGTAATAAGTTCCTGGCTTCTTTGGGTGCCCATACGCGACAGCTCCAACCCTGTTAATTTCAGTTTTGGATTCTGAAAAGATAATAGAGTAATATTATCACCTCGCCCAGATCCGACCTCTAAAACTGATCTGCAATCCAATTGATCAAAAAGTTGTGAAACGATTTGCAAATAAATATTCTTACCAAACCACTTATTTGTTATCAATTCTTGATTCGCAAAGACACTTTTATAAGTGGCTGTGGTCATTTGCCTAACCCACGCTTCGTTACCCAGACCCCAAATCTTTTCATACGTTTTTTTAACTAAATGCTGATTTCTGACTCCTCGACCGACGTTACCATAACGAACCAAGTTGGTGATTTCGCGAGCGCAATCTAAAAAGTATTGAGCCCAATAAGAAATTCCCCCCACAGGAATTGGGCTTTTTACTTGGCAGTGGCGCGGCAAAGAAAAAGAAATTTTTAAATTCATTTTAAAATTAGTAATCAGAAACTGCTTTTTTAGATGGTTGATTTTTCAGTGCGTAGCGCGCCAACTCATGCTGAGTAACCAGCTGTCTGTCAAAATTCTCCGGATAACGATACATAACTGGCCAAAGAGATGCTTGAGAACTATAACAAGCCGTGAACATTACCCTTTCCTTTGTTGTCGCTAAGCCACCCTTATGTAAGCCGCTGGTGTCGCAAAAAACTAAAGTCCCAGCTTTGCCGGTAATTGTTTTGACGTTCTCTTTCGGTATTTTTCTCTCAACTGATCCGGCCGGCGGATAAAAACCTTTGGGTGGACGCTGTGGAAAAATATTCCGCCAAGGACCTCCGTGTTGAGAACCAATTACATATGTAAATGGACCGGCTTGTTCGTCTACATCATTTAAATAAAGAAAAACCTTGCACATCTTTTTGTCTTCGGGATCCCGATGCCAACGTTGTGATTTAATAGCTTCAATACCTACTCCAACTGGAACAGTAACATTTAAAGTAAAAATACGGAATTTGGAAAAAAGCCCCAAATAACTGTTAACGATTTCTAAAATTCGCGAATCCAACGCCAGCGCCACAAATGGATTATCAAGATTAATTAATGGGAACATCTCCCATAGCTCCTTTAAAAAGGGCTTGCCCCTTCTTGATTGGGCTGTGGGCAATAGTTGCTTAAAATATTTTTCCAGTTGAAATAGAATTTCTTCTGGGAAAAGTTCGTTAATATGGACTATGGCCAGACCCTTATCTTTCAGGTCTTGAATAATTTTTTTTTGAACATTGGACAAAACTACAGTGGCATTATATTTTCTATACAAACGAACACTTTCGCGATTTAAAATAAAGTACCAAACCGGCCAAGATGTCCGGATAGCGTAATAGGGCCTAGTCACCAAAAAAACCAACAACTTTTTAAAACGTCCTAGAACTAATAAAGCACGATTAACTATTTTTAAAATATATCTTTTGTAAATAAACATTGGCGTTTAGGCAACCCAAAGTTTTATATTATCCTCAAATTGCACTTCTATCGGTATTTTTGGTGAAGAAACAAACGGAATAGCTAACGGTTCAACAAGAACACATCTTAATTTGGTAGATCTCCATTGGGACGAGAATGTGGACCATAACCATTTTTTAAATGACCCTCCTCGTACCATTTTTTCACACCTGTTTTGATAATCAGGCCAACTCCAATAATAACTAAGATTTTTGAGTCGTTTCTTTAACAATAAACCGCTTTTTAATTTCATAATAGCCTTATCGAAATAATTTCCGGTTTTTGTCTCGCTCTGAGGAAATTGACCTGTCTTTTTGGCAACTACATTAATATACTGATCCGTGGTTAAAGAATCATCAATAATTTGATACCCCGCATTATTAAGCAACATATTTAATGATTTTATCGTGAAAGAGTGAAGATGGGGCAAGTATAGTAAGGTGCCCATGGCTGCTTCCTGTGCAAAATTCGGCACACTTAAAATAATCAAATCTCCATTTTCCTGTAAACAGGAAATTTTTTCGAAAAAACTATCTGGTTGAGTGACATGCTCAAGTACATGCTGAGCAAGAAACATCCGCACTGGGGCAATATTCTTTAACTGATCTTGAACCAAACTACTTTCAAAATCCCCGAAGAGCACATTCATACCATAACCCTGTGAAGCAACCACAACTTGAGCTCTTGAACTCTCTACACCTACTAAATTCCTAAAGCCCAATTCAGAAAGTTGTCTTAATGATTGGCCAACACCGCTACCAATTTCACACACCACAACTTCTTTATATTCAGAAAATTTGTTAGCTAGCCTGATGGTTACATTCATCTTTAACATTAGTTGGCTCATTTCGACTTTTCTTTTAGCTTTATCTATTCTTTTCTCTAAATTTTTAAATGACTGATCGCCCCATTCTTCCGAATAAAAATTACTAATCCATGATTGAGTCGGCCTATCCATGTAAGCTACATGCCCACAAAAATCACAACATCCGATTCTTAAAAAATTTTTATACTTGATACTGGTCAAAGCACAAACCGCTTTAAAGGCCAAACCACACGCGGGACAGTTTTGATAAAACTCCAACGGAATACTGGGGTTTATTTCCATAGGCCTAAATTTATTTAATTTTACAAACTCCTTTATTTTGAATCCCAATTTTTCCATGGCAAAATTATTAAAATTTTAAAAGAGTGAGGATACGCCCAAAAGTTCCGAAACCTTTTTATTAAACCTCCTAAATTCATCTCTCTGTTCTTCGAAAACATTTCTAAACCTATCTTTTAATTCTTTTTTGTTGGCCAAAGCATGCCGGGCTTTAATATAAACTTTATCTGCTAAATCAAGATCAAAAATATCGACTCCAATATCCTGCAAACCGACATTATCTAGAAAATCCGACATACGTGTTTGAGAAATTAAAGGAATCATCGGCGTACCTAAACCAATAGACGGTGACATTGAATGAATTCTCATACTAAGCGCCAGATCAGCTTTGGCATAGCGGCCATAGAAATACTCTGTCTGGGAAACACGCTGTAAACCAGTGGAGATGGTAACCTGATGGAGAATCCTGGGTTTCAAAAAGCCAATCAATTCGGTCATGGTTTTGTAGTCGTCAAAATAATGTGGTACAAGAATAAGATTTAGTTCTTGTTCAGCAACTAGTCTTTCAATGGCTCGGGCTAATCGTTTCAAAAAAATCGTCTTTCGTCCTTGCCAATCTGGGACATTACGCCAGAACTTTAAAAGTCTATTTTCGGAAACATGGGAACCTAAAACCGACCAGAACAACTCTCGAGTTCTACCACCATAGCGATAAACTTCATCTTCATTATTGAGAGATAATAACACATTGGGCTTGTCCCGGACCAATTCAGGATATTCGTGATCGGTGGCTGTAACAAAAAGAGCTGGATCTGGAACCTCAATAATTCTATCTGATTGGTAACCAATCAGGGATTCCAGCCAGGGTTTACAACCGTCATTGCGAACCGCGAATAAAACTTTAGGATTAGAGAGTAACCAAGCCATAGCCTTAATCAATTTGTCACGATGATGATAATATTGCTTGGGCCAAAATTTATAGGAAATACCGTAAAAAATTATGGGTTTTTTAATCTGTGTCAAAAGATTATAGGGCAGATCTAAACGAAAACCGGTATTAGGCAAATAATGTCTGCCGTTAAAAGCCACGGCTCCACCCACCAATAATCCGTCAGCATTATTAACTTTATCAACAAAACTTTGGTCAAATTTTTTTATTTCAAAAGTATAATCATCCCACGGTTCAGCTAAAAACTCTACGGGACCGAGGTCTTCAGTCAAAACTCGTTCGGTACCATAAATTAAAGCTCCATTACCAATATTGGTACTTTTGAAATTAGCGAGGTGAATTAGTTTCATCCTATTTAATTAAGCTGGGGCAGATAACCCCTTTTTATCAAAAACTCAGCTAATTCCAAATCCATAGGCGTATCAATGTCAATTGTTTTATTAGAGTCAACAACAATTCCTCGCAAATCTTTCCCCCAAACTCTTCCTTTTTTTATAAATTTGGTCCGGGTAATATCCACATTACTATCCTGCAAGTAGGCCGGATCAAGCCATTGCCTCGGAACATCGGTAGTGTGTTTAGCAAAATATTTTGTTAATAAAATTGGCATTAGCTTGTTAGTGTTCTTTTTGAATTTCCACATTTTGTAGGGACTGTGCGATGGAATATGCACTGTCCGTACTGAATCACATTTTGTTTTTTCTATATATTCTATAGCTTGATCAATATCTTTACTGGTTCTAAAAGGACTAGTGGGTTTTAACAAAACAATAAACTCCGGCTGCCAACCGCGATGTTTTTCTGCCCACTCCACAGCATGCTTTAAAAATTCAATATCGGTTGAATCAGCGCGAGCATACTTTTTGGGTCGTAAAAATGGGACATCGGCCCCAAATGATTTAGCTACTTCGGCAATTTTTAAATCATCTGTAGAAACTAAAAAAGCGTCTAACTTAGTAGCGTTTTGAGCTGCTTTAATGGTGTAATAAATCAAAGGCCGGCCGGCCAAAGGCGCGATGTTTTTATAAGGAATACCTTTAGAACCTCCGCGAGCCGGAATAATTCCTAATGTCCTTACATCTTTAATATTTTTACTCATTATCATTATATACTAATATTTAAATTTTGGGGTTTATTTGTCAATCAAGCTGAGCTTGGTCAACCGAGCTTAGCTCGGTCAATAAAAACTATCTTTATTTTTTACCAAGCTGTTCGTCCACCATCCACAATCAAACAAGCACCTGTCATATATGAAGATGCATCCGATGCCAAAAAAACAATCGGACCGTTATATTCTCCTACCTTAGACATTCTGTTTAACATATTAAGTTCAGAATTTCGACGAACAAAATCCTCTGGCTGGTTTCTATACATGCCACCTGGCACAAAAGCGTTAACTCTTATATTATACGAACCTAAATAAGCCGCCCAAGACCGCATCAGGCCTAATACGCCCGCCTTGGAAGTAATGTAGGCAATATCTTTAAACTTCCCAGCATCATAGATACGATTTTGGGGGCCAATAATGGCCAAGTCCGAAGCTATAAAAATAATTGAGCCAAACTTCTGTTGGATCATATGGCACACCACCGCTTGAGTAGGTAACATTTGACCCTTCAGATTTATATCAATTTCCCGGCTCCACAATTTAGATGAGAACACTTCATAAGGAGCCCAACTATTTTCATTTTTACCACTGCCAACCTGCGTGTTAAAAGCAGCATTATTTATTAACACATCAATACGCCCAAATTTTTTTACAACCGCCTTGGTTGCTTTATTAACACTGGTAAAATCCATAACATCAACCTTTGTTCCCAGATCCCAATTAACAACTGTGGCACCACGTCCCCTTAGAAACTCGCAATACTGCTTCCCCAAAAAACCACTGCCTCCAGTTATTATAATGACCTTACCTTCTACCGAAAAAATATCTTTCATAAAAATATAACCCAATAAAAAGCCAAGAGGTTTTTGCTCTTGGCTATTAATCTACGTCTAATAGCTTTTTACTTTTCCATCGCTTCTAAAATCAAGTCACAAACTTCTCTGACGGCATGATCCCCACCCTTGCGGCTGGTTACATAATCGGCAATCGCCATACATTCGACATGACCATCAGCCACAGTAAAAGCTAAACCCGCAAATTTGAGACATTCCATGTCATTGATATCATCACCCATAAAAGCTATTTCTACTATAGACAGATTTCGAGCCTGTAGTAATTGCTTAAATGCGATCAACTTTTCATCCACACCCTGCAAGCAATCAACCTTCATTTTTTCACAACGTTTAGTCACCACAGGATTTTTTTCTTTGGATATGACCACGAGATCAACCCCGTGCTTTCTCAACTCTGGAAACCGCAACGTATCTTTGCGGCTACAAATCACGCTTTCATTACCGTGTTGATCTACAATAACCTTGCCATCGGTAAAAATACCATCAAAATCAAAAGCAATCAATTTCAACTGCCTCAATCGTTTTGACAGATCTGAACCCATAATATTTTACCTCCGATAGTTAGGGTTAAAAACTAACTCAACCATTTCACAAAAATAATGAATCAGAAAAGTATGAACCTCCTGTATCCGAGCAGTGCTGTCGGATTTTACTACCACACTATAATTCACCATTCCTCTAACCTGACCACCCCCACGACCCAAAAGACCTATAGTGGCTAAACCCTTATTTCTCCCAACCTCAACAACTCTGACGATATTAGATGAATCGCCGCTAGTGGAAAAAACCAACAAAATATCGCCACTCTGTGCCAAAGCCTGAACCTGCCTTGAAAAAATCGCATCAAAAGAATAATCATTGGCAATGCAAGTGATCAAGCAGAACTTGAGGTTAAAGAGATAGCTGGCAAGGGCGCCCTATCTGTTTTAAAGCGGCCCATCAATTCCTCGGTAAAATGTTCGGCAATACAAGCACTGCCGCCGTTGCCACAAGATAATATTTTGTAACCAGACCTTAACGCGCTAACAATCAAAGTGCCAATAGCATCAATAGTTTTTTCTTCACTTACTAAGGTAGCGAAAGTATCAGCAAGTGTTTTTAGCTCTGGCCCCAACTTTATACCTGATGATTGCCCGATCATGACTATCTCCTCTTCAAAAAGTTAAAGAACTAACTGACTTGTAATATAACCCATTAAAAAGCCGGCGAGTTTTGACACTCGCCGGTTGCGTTTTTTCGCCTATTAGAATGAACTATCCCTTGCGTCGGAGCTTCTTCATAACCGGTATTTCCGATTCCAAGAGTTTTTTGACACCATCGCCCTGTGACTGTTCAAAAATCCTGATTTCCTCTGCTAATTTCTTGCAACCCTCATGCTCAATACTGGCCGATTGATCCGTACCCCACATAGCCCTGTTAAGCGTGATGTGGCGTTCCACCATACAGGCACCCAGAGCTACCGCCGTCAAAGAGGGGTATAAACCGACCTCGTGACCACTGTAACCCACCGGCACTCTATAGCGTTCTCGCAGAGTTTGTATGACTCGGAGATTCAGCTCATGCCAATCAGCAGGATAGGTAGCTACACAATGCATCAGAACCAGGTTTTCTACCCCCAGAACAGAAACAGCGTGATCCACCTGCTCTAATGTACTCATACCAGTAGAGATGATAACGGGCTTACCCTTGCCTTTGGTATAAC
Above is a genomic segment from bacterium containing:
- a CDS encoding SIS domain-containing protein, whose product is MITCIANDYSFDAIFSRQVQALAQSGDILLVFSTSGDSSNIVRVVEVGRNKGLATIGLLGRGGGQVRGMVNYSVVVKSDSTARIQEVHTFLIHYFCEMVELVFNPNYRR
- a CDS encoding HAD hydrolase family protein; translation: MGSDLSKRLRQLKLIAFDFDGIFTDGKVIVDQHGNESVICSRKDTLRFPELRKHGVDLVVISKEKNPVVTKRCEKMKVDCLQGVDEKLIAFKQLLQARNLSIVEIAFMGDDINDMECLKFAGLAFTVADGHVECMAIADYVTSRKGGDHAVREVCDLILEAMEK
- a CDS encoding polysaccharide pyruvyl transferase family protein; protein product: MKLIHLANFKSTNIGNGALIYGTERVLTEDLGPVEFLAEPWDDYTFEIKKFDQSFVDKVNNADGLLVGGAVAFNGRHYLPNTGFRLDLPYNLLTQIKKPIIFYGISYKFWPKQYYHHRDKLIKAMAWLLSNPKVLFAVRNDGCKPWLESLIGYQSDRIIEVPDPALFVTATDHEYPELVRDKPNVLLSLNNEDEVYRYGGRTRELFWSVLGSHVSENRLLKFWRNVPDWQGRKTIFLKRLARAIERLVAEQELNLILVPHYFDDYKTMTELIGFLKPRILHQVTISTGLQRVSQTEYFYGRYAKADLALSMRIHSMSPSIGLGTPMIPLISQTRMSDFLDNVGLQDIGVDIFDLDLADKVYIKARHALANKKELKDRFRNVFEEQRDEFRRFNKKVSELLGVSSLF
- a CDS encoding acylneuraminate cytidylyltransferase family protein — protein: MSKNIKDVRTLGIIPARGGSKGIPYKNIAPLAGRPLIYYTIKAAQNATKLDAFLVSTDDLKIAEVAKSFGADVPFLRPKKYARADSTDIEFLKHAVEWAEKHRGWQPEFIVLLKPTSPFRTSKDIDQAIEYIEKTKCDSVRTVHIPSHSPYKMWKFKKNTNKLMPILLTKYFAKHTTDVPRQWLDPAYLQDSNVDITRTKFIKKGRVWGKDLRGIVVDSNKTIDIDTPMDLELAEFLIKRGYLPQLN
- a CDS encoding SDR family oxidoreductase, which encodes MKDIFSVEGKVIIITGGSGFLGKQYCEFLRGRGATVVNWDLGTKVDVMDFTSVNKATKAVVKKFGRIDVLINNAAFNTQVGSGKNENSWAPYEVFSSKLWSREIDINLKGQMLPTQAVVCHMIQQKFGSIIFIASDLAIIGPQNRIYDAGKFKDIAYITSKAGVLGLMRSWAAYLGSYNIRVNAFVPGGMYRNQPEDFVRRNSELNMLNRMSKVGEYNGPIVFLASDASSYMTGACLIVDGGRTAW
- a CDS encoding SIS domain-containing protein; the encoded protein is MIGQSSGIKLGPELKTLADTFATLVSEEKTIDAIGTLIVSALRSGYKILSCGNGGSACIAEHFTEELMGRFKTDRAPLPAISLTSSSA
- a CDS encoding N-acetylneuraminate synthase family protein — protein: MNSNVVNSGGILVGDHRIFLVAEIGINHNGDVGIAKKLVDVAVEAGWNAVKFQKRTVDVVYTPEELARPRENPFGSTNGDLKRGLEFGQDEYREIDRHCKEKGIIWFASCWDEQSVDFIDQFSPPCYKIASASLTDDNLLRYTKGKGKPVIISTGMSTLEQVDHAVSVLGVENLVLMHCVATYPADWHELNLRVIQTLRERYRVPVGYSGHEVGLYPSLTAVALGACMVERHITLNRAMWGTDQSASIEHEGCKKLAEEIRIFEQSQGDGVKKLLESEIPVMKKLRRKG
- a CDS encoding class I SAM-dependent methyltransferase; the protein is MNLKISFSLPRHCQVKSPIPVGGISYWAQYFLDCAREITNLVRYGNVGRGVRNQHLVKKTYEKIWGLGNEAWVRQMTTATYKSVFANQELITNKWFGKNIYLQIVSQLFDQLDCRSVLEVGSGRGDNITLLSFQNPKLKLTGLELSRMGTQRSQELITNFPKQLISDFFGEKYLISKESLENLKQIKFFNGDATQMDFPDNSFDATFTIMVLEQMPHSYPKALEEICRVTKKYCIFLEPFREANGFKGRLHLNRVDYFRSSYKEFQKFGLEPIFFYKDYPQKVTFGTGILVARVVK
- a CDS encoding methyltransferase domain-containing protein; protein product: MEKLGFKIKEFVKLNKFRPMEINPSIPLEFYQNCPACGLAFKAVCALTSIKYKNFLRIGCCDFCGHVAYMDRPTQSWISNFYSEEWGDQSFKNLEKRIDKAKRKVEMSQLMLKMNVTIRLANKFSEYKEVVVCEIGSGVGQSLRQLSELGFRNLVGVESSRAQVVVASQGYGMNVLFGDFESSLVQDQLKNIAPVRMFLAQHVLEHVTQPDSFFEKISCLQENGDLIILSVPNFAQEAAMGTLLYLPHLHSFTIKSLNMLLNNAGYQIIDDSLTTDQYINVVAKKTGQFPQSETKTGNYFDKAIMKLKSGLLLKKRLKNLSYYWSWPDYQNRCEKMVRGGSFKKWLWSTFSSQWRSTKLRCVLVEPLAIPFVSSPKIPIEVQFEDNIKLWVA
- a CDS encoding phytanoyl-CoA dioxygenase family protein — protein: MFIYKRYILKIVNRALLVLGRFKKLLVFLVTRPYYAIRTSWPVWYFILNRESVRLYRKYNATVVLSNVQKKIIQDLKDKGLAIVHINELFPEEILFQLEKYFKQLLPTAQSRRGKPFLKELWEMFPLINLDNPFVALALDSRILEIVNSYLGLFSKFRIFTLNVTVPVGVGIEAIKSQRWHRDPEDKKMCKVFLYLNDVDEQAGPFTYVIGSQHGGPWRNIFPQRPPKGFYPPAGSVERKIPKENVKTITGKAGTLVFCDTSGLHKGGLATTKERVMFTACYSSQASLWPVMYRYPENFDRQLVTQHELARYALKNQPSKKAVSDY
- a CDS encoding CDP-glycerol glycerophosphotransferase family protein, with product MKTVFLFLKNSLFISDLLKTNYIKYLSEKYRVVIFSNTISLESVQAGEYFSSPNVEYVNWRVQNPKLFAIFKFLRMACMHELDRLPSMKIYYNSRPFRRDKRARLLRFLSWPLAPLLTIDFFTKLETIFTCHVSLFQDYVKKYQPVLVITATPGIQVFDAEAIILAKKFKILTLATNFSWDNLTAFKAVRVRKPDYLFVWNKIIQEAALAVHYFSPQRVYITGSTRFDKYFDDSHPIIDRNKFLLSKNLDPNKKTILFATVASGNCPYQLTVLQAILKARQIGELPPVNVLVRLHPFNGGESYRDIQDEPDFYLEKAGREVKIQSGESRIEMDQADFINLKSTLAHTDININYKSTISLESFIFDKPVVNFIDPTAPFQNNYYYQEGSYYYPLVKEGAVTVAVDNNELIKIINTYLANPKIGSASRQKIANSFFASQDGSAYKRNVDFLEKIVAV